In a genomic window of Clavelina lepadiformis chromosome 7, kaClaLepa1.1, whole genome shotgun sequence:
- the LOC143465071 gene encoding ADP-ribosylation factor-like protein 6 produces MGWLEKLANWLQVRKKEASILCIGLDNSGKSTIINKLKPANARIEDVVPTVGFNVETFSTGKLFVTAYDMSGQGRYRNLWERYYKNCDAVVFVVDSTDKLRMAVAKEELSQLLNHREMKRKKNLPVLFFANKCDLRQSCSAVKCAQLLALDRGEWTRGGSPVHKTASAGPGRPWHICESNALTGEGLQEGIQWLTDQLMC; encoded by the exons ATGGGCTGGTTGGAAAAACTGGCAAACTGGCTCCAG GTGAGAAAGAAAGAAGCAAGCATTTTATGCATCGGATTGGATAACAGCGGCAAGTCAACAATTATCAATAAACTCAAGCCAGCCAACGCTAGAATTGAAGATGTTGTCCCCACGGTGGGATTTAATGTGGAAACATTTAGCACCGGAAAACTTTTCGTAACAGCTTATGACATGTCAGGCCAG GGTCGATATCGAAATTTATGGGAACGTTATTACAAAAACTGCGATGCAGTTGTATTTGTGGTTGATAGCACAGACAAGCTTCGAATGGCAGTTGCCAAGGAGGAATTAAGCCAATTATTAAACCATAGAGAg ATGAAACGGAAAAAGAACTTGCccgttttattttttgccaacaAATGTGATCTACGCCAATCTTGCTCCGCTGTTAAGTGCGCACAACTTCTCGCCCTCGACCGGGGAGAATGGACTCGTGGGGGAAGCCCCGTACATAAAACAGCTTCGGCTGGTCCGGGAAGACCTTGGCACATTTGTGAGAGCAACGCACTCACCGGAGAAGGGCTCCAAGAGGGAATCCAATGGTTGACCGATCAGCTTATGTGCTAG
- the LOC143464470 gene encoding uncharacterized protein LOC143464470 yields MASSLCRSTSLLNFYVQRVAIVDIKEIKTTPNGHHSEWAYAILVTWSDTSNHKIYRTYSNITSLYNLAYKLRYYDRPNTVKKWPHLPKVPGRGFFEWSTIKLLVRNQEKVDLFLQVLISLPVQVSRDKAVLDFFERCETDGYNFTSLEIHSTANSPNIFGKSKNCNDSWSDSETSPTELSPVESLDGNGNGCRTKKPPNYLPVRSCFEPDDVTNGYQTLLHDVTSFDLFEDYDCSYTPKSCYQTPRNKEVAMRTSISDEHWSRECQEIISPYSPNKAYFYLVHICEVPIE; encoded by the exons ATGGCATCATCACTATGCCGGAGCACTTCTTTATTGAACTTTTACGTTCAACGTGTGGCGATTGTGGATATAAAGGAAATTAAAACCACTCCAAATGGTCATCACAGCGAATGGGCTTACGCTATTTTGGTCACGTGGTCAGATACGAGTAATCATAAG ATCTACCGAACTTACAGCAATATCACTTCTTTATACAACCTGGCTTACAAGCTGAGATATTATGATAGACCGAATACAGTAAAAAAATGGCCACATCTGCCCAAGGTACCCG gTCGTGGCTTCTTTGAGTGGAGCACAATTAAACTTCTCGTGCGCAACCaagaaaaagttgatttatttCTTCAAGTTTTAATAAGCCTTCCAGTTCAG GTTTCAAGGGACAAAGCTGTGTTAGACTTTTTCGAAAGATGCGAAACCGACGGTTATAATTTTACTTCCTTGGAAATCCATTCCACTGCGAATTCTCCAAATATTTTTG GGAAATCGAAAAACTGTAATGATTCTTGGAGTGATTCAGAAACAAGTCCGACCGAACTCTCCCCTGTGGAAAGCCTAGATGGCAACGGAAATGGCTGCAGAACCAAGAAACCACCCAACTACCTTCCAGTGAGGTCCTGCTTTGAACCTGATGATGTCACGAACGGTTATCAAACGTTACTGCATGACGTCACGTCTTTTGACCTATTCGAAGATTACGATTGCAGTTACACGCCAAAGAGCTGCTACCAAACGCCTCGCAATAAGGAAGTCGCTATGAGAACCTCCATCAGTGACGAGCACTGGAGTCGGGAATGCCAAGAAATTATATCGCCATATTCCCCCAATAAGGCCTACTTTTATTTAGTGCACATTTGTGAAGTTCCAATCGAATGA